From a region of the Pecten maximus chromosome 18, xPecMax1.1, whole genome shotgun sequence genome:
- the LOC117316857 gene encoding short-chain collagen C4-like yields the protein MDNKMWCVYVCLIVVVSAQTINKKAIEEAKAEQRILGNIQPIVVGYVSESLQIANERLEERFSNLEKRYDERIQQIESDAKKGNKGVVFTRWGRKDCPPGNTSVVYSGSAGGSFYDHVGAAAEYVCMPHDPIWGPNKEMYSNENVGYMYGAEYQNPITLFGVSNYAMDVPCTVCLDTHHSTLLMIPGRTECYPGWTEAYHGDLASGRHDYKAASEYVCVDENPQSLAKGLDDDGKLFYGVKAKCGTLPCPPYEDGKFLSCVVCLK from the exons ATG GACAACAAGATGTGGTGTGTTTATGTGTGTTTGATTGTGGTGGTTTCCGCACAAACCATTAACAAGAAGGCTATAGAAGAGGCTAAAGCGGAACAGAGAATTCTTGGAAATATCCAGCCAATAGTAGTCGGATATGTGTCAGAAAGTCTTCAAATCGCCAACGAACGACTCGAGGAAAGGTTCAGCAACCTTGAAAAACGATACGACGAAAGGATCCAACAAATTGAATCTGATGCCAAAAAAG GTAACAAAGGAGTGGTATTTACAAGATGGGGAAGGAAAGATTGTCCACCAGGCAACACCAGTGTGGTTTACTCAG GATCTGCCGGCGGATCGTTTTATGACCACGTGGGAGCCGCAGCCGAATACGTGTGCATGCCACATGATCCAATATGGGGGCCCAACAAGGAGATGTATTCAAACGAGAATGTTGGCTACATGTATGGTGCCGAGTACCAGAATCCGATCACTTTGTTTGGCGTCTCAAATTATGCAATGGACGTTCCTTGTACTGTCTGCCTGGATACCCATCACTCCACCCTCCTCATGATCCCGGGTAGGACGGAGTGCTACCCCGGATGGACGGAGGCTTATCACGGGGATCTAGCCTCTGGTCGGCATGACTATAAGGCGGCGTCCGAGTATGTCTGTGTTGATGAGAATCCACAGTCTCTGGCCAAGGGATTGGATGACGATGGTAAACTGTTTTATGGTGTCAAGGCTAAATGTGGGACATTGCCTTGTCCGCCGTATGAGGACGGAAAGTTTCTTTCCTGTGTTGTTTGTCTGAAGTGA